From one Silurus meridionalis isolate SWU-2019-XX chromosome 23, ASM1480568v1, whole genome shotgun sequence genomic stretch:
- the LOC124377404 gene encoding transmembrane protein 251-like isoform X2, with the protein MMNFRQRMGWIGVVAYLLLSLAALYYMFEINQTYNRLALDHVEKSSGTPPPAPADYAPADYAPADYAPVDSTPPSSWMQSVKSRLLLLPLWFRASIFLLLYLQVFFFLYSCTRTDPKTVGYCILPICLALHCNRHASFPKASNQISRFQLIDT; encoded by the coding sequence ATGATGAACTTTCGTCAGAGGATGGGATGGATCGGAGTGGTCGCGTACCTGCTGCTTAGCCTCGCTGCACTTTATTACATGTTCGAAATCAATCAGACATACAACCGTCTGGCGCTGGACCACGTGGAGAAGAGCTCTGGGACCCCCCCTCCCGCACCTGCAGACTACGCACCTGCAGACTACGCACCTGCAGACTACGCACCTGTAGACTCCACCCCTCCATCCTCCTGGATGCAGAGCGTGAAGTCTCGGCTCCTCCTGCTCCCCTTATGGTTCAGggcctccatcttcctcctcctgtACCTGCaggtcttcttcttcctctacTCCTGCACCAGAACTGACCCCAAAACCGTGGGCTACTGCATCCTGCCCATCTGCCTCGCCCTTCACTGTAACAGACATGCCTCCTTCCCCAAGGCCTCCAATCAGATCAGCAGGTTCCAGCTCATCGACACGTGA
- the LOC124377404 gene encoding transmembrane protein 251-like isoform X1, whose protein sequence is MLLPTGAWKMMNFRQRMGWIGVVAYLLLSLAALYYMFEINQTYNRLALDHVEKSSGTPPPAPADYAPADYAPADYAPVDSTPPSSWMQSVKSRLLLLPLWFRASIFLLLYLQVFFFLYSCTRTDPKTVGYCILPICLALHCNRHASFPKASNQISRFQLIDT, encoded by the exons atgcttctaccg ACAGGAGCATGGAAAATGATGAACTTTCGTCAGAGGATGGGATGGATCGGAGTGGTCGCGTACCTGCTGCTTAGCCTCGCTGCACTTTATTACATGTTCGAAATCAATCAGACATACAACCGTCTGGCGCTGGACCACGTGGAGAAGAGCTCTGGGACCCCCCCTCCCGCACCTGCAGACTACGCACCTGCAGACTACGCACCTGCAGACTACGCACCTGTAGACTCCACCCCTCCATCCTCCTGGATGCAGAGCGTGAAGTCTCGGCTCCTCCTGCTCCCCTTATGGTTCAGggcctccatcttcctcctcctgtACCTGCaggtcttcttcttcctctacTCCTGCACCAGAACTGACCCCAAAACCGTGGGCTACTGCATCCTGCCCATCTGCCTCGCCCTTCACTGTAACAGACATGCCTCCTTCCCCAAGGCCTCCAATCAGATCAGCAGGTTCCAGCTCATCGACACGTGA